One Burkholderia sp. 9120 genomic window, GCAGCGGCGCCATTCACTCCCATCACGCTAACACGTCATGAACACCAATTCCTATTCGCAGCTCGTGCGCTATCAGCAATGGGCGAGTCGTGGCCTCTATGAGGTGCTTGGTCATCACATCGATCGACTGAACGCCGAGGATGCCGCGAACCTCATGCGTATTCTCGATCATATCTTTGTGGTCGAGCGGATCTTCCAGCATCATCTTCAGGGGCGGCCGCACGGGTTCCGTGCGGCGCGTTCGGATGCCATGCCCGACATGGATCGACTCGCTAAAGACGCGATGGAGGTCGACGACTGGTACGTTTCCTACGTCGAGAATCTATCCACGCAGGCAGTGGAGCAAGCCGTGGATTTTGCTTATATCAACGGCACGCCGGCTCGCATGACGCGCGGCGAGATCCTTCTGCATGTCTGCCTGCACGGTACCTATCATCGCGGCAACGCCGGGGTGATTCTGTTGAAGAACAACGTCATGCCGAATCAGGACCGCATGACAGACTTCCTTGAAACCGTCGCCTGAATGCCGTTGAG contains:
- a CDS encoding DinB family protein; this encodes MNTNSYSQLVRYQQWASRGLYEVLGHHIDRLNAEDAANLMRILDHIFVVERIFQHHLQGRPHGFRAARSDAMPDMDRLAKDAMEVDDWYVSYVENLSTQAVEQAVDFAYINGTPARMTRGEILLHVCLHGTYHRGNAGVILLKNNVMPNQDRMTDFLETVA